The following are encoded in a window of Pristis pectinata isolate sPriPec2 chromosome 1, sPriPec2.1.pri, whole genome shotgun sequence genomic DNA:
- the LOC127573667 gene encoding plasma membrane ascorbate-dependent reductase CYBRD1 — MEKFRQFMALLLAALLLGTLSIATVLIWVLHWRRGLAWDSGLLEFNWHPVLSTIGFIVINGFALIIYRLPWTWNLSKPLMKNIHAGLNIATFILMIISLVAVFDFHNSKKIPNMYSLHSWIGLAAVIMYALQIGLGLCIFLLPFTPMYIKAFYMSIHVFAGLFIFGMAIVAAETGITEKLIFTLRSGSNVTLPYSQSPPEAIFVNALGILILVFGGYIFWIATRSEWKRPPEQVKDNTSIEEGSTLNKTNISAEISMDSVLESTPRSRQINLEDVGQRATF, encoded by the exons ATGGAAAAATTCCGACAGTTTATGGCGTTGCTCTTGGCCGCCCTGTTGCTGGGGACTCTCTCAATTGCCACTGTTTTGATTTGGGTGCTTCATTGGAGAAGGGGACTGGCGTGGGACTCGGGACTGCTTGAATTTAACTGGCACCCAGTGCTCAGCACTATAGGATTCATCGTTATCAACGGATTCG cATTAATCATTTATAGGCTGCCCTGGACCTGGAACCTGAGTAAACCGCTAATGAAGAACATTCATGCTGGCCTGAATATTGCAACCTTTATTCTTATGATCATTTCACTTGTGGCGGTTTTTGACTTTCATAACTCCAAGAAGATTCCTAACATGTACAGTTTACACAGCTGGATTGGACTGGCTGCAGTTATTATGTATGCTTTGCAG ATAGGGTTAGGATTGTGTATTTTTTTGCTGCCATTCACTCCCATGTACATCAAGGCATTTTACATGTCAATCCATGTGTTTGCTGGTTTGTTCATCTTTGGAATGGCGATTGTTGCTGCTGAAACAGGAATAACTGAAAAACTTATTTTCACTCT GCGCTCCGGAAGTAATGTCACACTCCCGTATTCTCAGTCACCTCCTGAGGCTATATTTGTCAATGCTCTTGGAATTCTCATTTTAGTCTTCGGAGGATACATCTTCTGGATTGCCACACGATCAGAATGGAAACGCCCTCCAGAACAGGTAAAAGACAACACAAGCATTGAGGAAGGATCtactttaaataaaacaaatatttctgcTGAAATCAGTATGGACAGTGTTTTAGAAAGCACACCAAGATCAAGACAAATCAACCTTGAAGATGTGGGCCAGAGAGCAACATTCTAA